From Perca flavescens isolate YP-PL-M2 chromosome 19, PFLA_1.0, whole genome shotgun sequence:
cacgttcatagcgGAACACGATTTGTCATTCACGATGGCCCTGGCACTGTGTAAAAAGCTATGATAAGCCAAAAttgccttgacaaagctgtctgttttgAATCTGTTTCTGTAGGATcttattattgcaatatgtaaatctacATAGACTCTTAACTAAAATATGGTTGAAAGAAGTAAAAATGAATTCCAAAACAAAACTTTTTCGTACTTTTGAAAAGTTATGACTTTTATATCGTGTAATGTAAGAAAAACTTTGATTGTTTTGCAAGTCAAATTCAATTTAATGAGTTCATATTGAAACATACTGTGACATTCTTCGACACTCCCCCAAGTTTCAGgctcaggattttttttcttcactttaaagggtaactacagtttctttcaacctggaccctattttcctatgtttttgtgtctaattgACAGATGGGAACAACATTGGTAGAGTGTTGGAGCCAACACATGTTCACATGTAAATccgtaaactatgtgtttatttcagccgaaactagagttgtgatggttggaaaagtggaaagacggtCGTCTTAACACTAAAACGGCTTtccatagttttattttgtttctgtcgactttgtttaaattgtattttacaatgtttatttacatggagtctagtGCGTACAGAGAacgcgatttaaaaaaaagtatcttactctttaacagaaaggccgacctccttagaaatcctttccataatgttgtcagatacTTGGAATGTTAATCTGAGCCtttcagcggcaaaacaagcactttagtggacgtaaatacaagctggacaattgccctattaacttacattgtagcttgtttagCTGCTGaagactgcagcgatctcgcttaatactggaccaatgtcaggGATTGtcgttcccatcagtcacttagacacaaaaacataggaaaataggtccaggttgaaaaaactgCTAGATACCCTTTAAGCCCTGTACGTAGGTACAGTAGTTGaggaaaattacttttttactttccaGCACTGTCCAAGAACTTAGTCCAGCAAAAATAAAGCTTCACAATAAAGCAAAAGCCACACAACATCACTCACCACACTGAAGAGGTTTGACGCCCGGCCGTGTCCTCGTGTTCGGTATCTCTGCCCCAGTGGAAACATTGACGCACCAGCAGTACCCGGTGGACCTAGAACACTGCTGGGGGAGGAAGTTCCCGTTTGCGTCACACTGCGGGATAAAATTTCCAGGCACTCTGGGGCTATTCTTTCTCTGGTCCTGGCAGAGGGCTGAGTAAAGTAGTAGTGGAGTATAAAGAAGCAGAACATGTAAACACTCaaatacaagtacctcaacattgtaGAATTGCAAAGATCAATTGATTagctgtcaactattaaattaatcactaACTTTTTTGATAACcaattaatcggtttgagtcatttttatgtcaaaatgtaagattccagcttgttaaatgtgaatatattctagtttcttctctcctctgtgacagtaaactgaatatctttgagttgtggacaaaacaagccatttgaggatgtcattttgggctttggtaaacactgatccacatttttcaccatctTCTGACAAACAACTAATCCCTTAATCCAGGAAATATTCATCAGCTCAATTGACTGTGACACTAATAGTTAATTGCAGCCCTACAACATTGTACAtaggtacagtacttgagtaaaagaaCTTAGCTAGTTTCCAGAACTGTCCAAGAACTCAATCCAGCCAAAACAATAATGTGACACCCAAGCACATGTTATCACTCACCACACTGAACAGGTGTGACGCCCGGTGGTGTCTTCGTGTTTGGTATCTCTTCCCCAGTGATGACGTTGACGCACCAGCAGTAACCGGTGGACACCCAGCATTGCTGCGGGAGGAAGTTCCCGTTAGCATCACACTGTGGGACAAACTCTCCAATGACGCTATTCTTCAGTTGTTCACAGAGGCCCCCTTGCTGAAAAGTGGGGCTGGTGGGGTCGATGGACCAGGCATCGCTTAGGGTCAAAAAGGTgcagacagtcagagacacgcTGAACGCCTTCATGCTGATGCtcatgctgatgatgatgatgatgatgatgatgatgatgaaccGGGAGTGTAGCCTGTGGAAATAGAAgcaacaaaatgtaaaactatcAACAACATAGAGTTCTAAAAAGTGAAATCCATCTCCTTGTCTTTCCTTGCAAAATAAATCTGTGTTCAACATGTTTGATTAAGATAATCCAACATAGACTCACCTGGTTCAGGATCAGCTGGTGTATTGAGCCACCTCTGCTGCTTCTGTCTTTATATCCTGCGGATTGCTGGCACTTCTGCTGTGTCATTGTTTCAATTTCCCACAAATTCACTGGAGCTTTGAGGTCATATGTAACAGCTGAGCTGCAGAGATGGATactgttttgtcttttatttcatCAGTTTCTCTTTCTCAGACTATTGTAATCATTGTAAGTTTAAAGTAATCATTGGGTATCATTTTTATATCGGCCTTTCATTATTCATAGCCCCGGCTTGCCAGACTTGTCTGGTGTTAGGGTTACTTGTTGTTATCTATATCTGCTCTTATTTTCCCGATCTTGTATTGTGCAAATCTGGGTTACAGACCATTTTTGCAAGTAAACACCGATACCACTTGGCTGGGTCATATGAAATTATATTCTCCAGCACTAACATGAGACATAAAATCCAAAGAATCTAATATTTTATTGTTTCGTTGTCCAAGAATCACATTTAAAACCTAACTATGCAGCCTGTTTTCTCACACTTTTACACATTGCATATCATTACCAGTGAAAATCTGATCATGTCTATAGGTGGACAAAACATGACACATCCCTACTTCCTGTGCAGACAGAAatttaaagacaaaacaacatagTCTAATGCTGTGTTACAAACcgcatactttttctttttacttttgatactttagtACTTCAGCAGCCCTTCCTTTATGCAAACAACTGGGACAAACAACTTTGTGGTGAAACTGCGTCTTGAACTTGGACCCTCTTGCTCATATATCTGTCGGCAGGGGCGAAGCGGGCCATGTCTTCTGAAACTCCAGCCACATTGTTTCCTCAAAAGCCCAGATTTTAATATATGTTTAACGttgtgtcatttcccctcagtctctctgatGCTGTTTAGGCAAAATTCCTACCCGACCTTCTGTACATTattaaatgtaacatttttgtctcaacttgtctcgtcgcaaatctttggtcAAAACTGGGCTTAAAACAGCATGTCGGCTGActatcatttttttcttctccaaatGTGTCATTATTTGAATTTCCCATTAATTCACTGAAGCTTTGAGGTCAAATGTAACACAGCCGAGCTGCAGAGATGGATACTGCTCTATCTCATCAGTTTCTCTTTCTCAGACTATTGTAATCATTGTGAGTTTAAGGTAATCATCGGGTATCATTTTTATATCGGGCTTCCATTGTTCATAGCCCCGGCTTCCCAGAATGTCTCGTCTTTTATAGACATTTCATTCTGAAACTGCTTGAGAAATAGTGCACCTAGCTGCCATGAATAGGAAAAAAATCTCCCTGGATCCGCCTAGCTGGGCCCCGAATGTTTGCAACGTCTAGCTCCGCCTCGGCTGTCTGTGCTCTTTTGGCTGCTCACTTGATGTGACGTGTTATCCGCTGCACAGAGGATTGTAGGTCAGATATAGAATGCCTGCTAGCTTGTATACTGCAAAATGTGACCGGATTTAGTCGGACATCATGGTATAGACATAAATTTGACATGCTTTGTATTGGGACATACCAAATAGTTTCAGTATTGGAAAGCAGCCAGAATCCTCGTAGCTGAAACACATTCCTCACTCATTTGTCTGTTATTCAGATCTGAGTGTCTTTTTGAATGTTAGATAGAAGGCCGCATCAGTTACACACTGGAAACTATTAACCGATGGGCAGGGTGGGAGAGAGGCCACATGTAATAAAAGGCTGCTGTTCTTGGATGACTCTGCatatttgtaatgtaaaatCTTTTGTCATGTCATGTTTTTATTGCATTAACAGCAGGTCTTTATAGTttctttctctatttttttatatatatatatatatatatatatatatatatacacacacacacacacacactttgctgcACAATAATCACTTATCTAATAATCTCTCATTAAGCTCAACAATTATTTGCTAAGATTTTAATTTCAACTACACTTGAGCAAATTTCGGTGCCATCCGTCGAGTCGAGGGTGGTGTAGATTCTAGTCCACAGCATATTTCCAATTGTTACGTCCTGTAGTGCTAGGGGTATCAGGACATAAACGTAAACCAGATGTAATTGGTATTTGAAAGGATAGTTATTTAGAATAAGGCAAAAAGAACTTACAACCGGAAAAAAATTGGCAGATGGGTGCTGTGAAAATCAAAAACAGAACATAACAAAAAGAGATCCTCAAAAGGaagactactactactacaactataCGAAACAAAAGGATAAACAAAAATGCTCTAACTAAAAtacttagtaaaaaaaaaaaaaaaaaaacacaatactcACAGCACCCCTGCACCTAATGTCACTATACAAAACAAACCTGGTAGATGCAAGAAGGATATCAGTTTTTAAAGCTCAACCCTGGCCCACTTCCTCACACACTCGTACATCGAGATAAACAAATCTGGTCTGGCAGATGTCCTCAGCTGCCCTCAGCTGTCATCAATCAGGCTATTTAAGTCGTTGAAGCTTCTCAATTGGGGCGGAGGTAGCATGCCACACCAATCGGCGTCCCCGTCTCAGGGAACCCCAGGAACTGGGCGGGACTTCCCTTATCCACCTAATCTGCAGCACGAGGTGGCACAGCCTGCGTTGCACCTCAGATAAAGCACAATCCGTTAAATACCACACACAAGGGTGCCGGCGGCAGCCGTAACACAATAATTACGAatgtttcaattttattttaagaatAATTTGAAAGATGTTGAGAAAaataacatttgtttttgtgaatATGAATTAAATGTTAATATAAAAGTGATTACAAAagcaataaaatataaaaaaagaatatatattattaatgaatacaaacataaataggttattgtgtttttatacaGAACACAACAGAGCCAGAACAGCAGAGACTGAGCGGAAGCCATTGCCGTCACGGTCCAGTGCATACAGCggttacagtatattatgtaACAGAAACCACAAACAAGATTATACATGCGGCGGCTGTATCTCAGCTTGTTTCCGGAGTCATAAACAAAAGAGGAGATGATCAAATTCTGCAAGACCGTTTTTCCAAATAGACATCAAATTTTTtcaaaaccctaaccctagttCAACTAACTTATGTGTCTAACAGGTctaaaaaagtgcaaaaagacAAATTCCCTGTGCCTCTTTAAACATCGTCATGCACTGATACATTTTCAcaggcacacactcacacaggttTCCTCCCGTCGGTTAATTTTCATGCTCACAACCTCTTTTCACACTTCAGTTCCAGTTTCCAGTTTTTACTTCCTCTTTACAGTTATACAAATCTGTATCTCATTTTCTTGTGTTTCCCAATGTCAACCATTGTAGAGTTTTATCCTCATTATTAGGAATCAACTCTGCAAGAAAATCAGGTAAGGCAACACATACTTACGATAGAATTCtacaacaaaacatgtttttatttttctcttcaaaTTATGTATTGTTTAATAAGTGTAGGAATACCAATATGCCTTTTCTTGCCGTTTCCTTTGcatgtccttttttatttaatctctCCTAAATGtatcattgttgttgttttaaacatgtgctaaataaattaaatattgaaTTTTTCTGTATTACAACATCAGTTATCCGGTTGTATCACAGATGAACAGATAAATTATAGAATAACGGAAGCACTTGAGAAAATGAGGGCTTTTGAACTGTATAAATGCAGTTTGGCTTCCCCAAATAAGAGTGAACGTGCCATGAGGGGGTTTCCAGTGAAAGTCAAATACTTAGAAGATTGACACAAAGCAGCGTTGGTTTTACTGTTGTCATCTGCTGATCAGAAATCTTATAAACACGCTTACAGATTTATAATGCTTTTGCTTTGCAGTTAATGATACTGGCAGGGTTTGTACTGCTGAGGTTGTGCATctgaattacatttttcaagagTCATAGCTCCTCAAAATGTCAGATCTTGAACATATAGATGGCAGAAATAATCATCACAACTCAGGCAGAAAACagcttgttgtttttgtttttgtctgtgtcaCAAAGTAAAAATCTGTAAGCTGCCAAGGTGTTGACTGCATATACATTATGCCATATTTATGGACAAAAGTATGTAGAGAAGAGTTGGTCTGGGTTTTTCCTGGTTTGCACCCAATAGTACCATTGAAGGGATATCTTAATGCTAAGCATATCATtctatttgatttgatttagcaGCTGTTCTTCCTGGAGTCTTTGATGTTTGAATTCTATGATGGACAACACTGTACCTCCAACTTTATGGAAAAAATTCCAACTTCAAGAATACATTGAGCGCCATTCATAGTGCTTTTAGGTTGACTCCGAAGTTCTCTgctttggaaaaacaaaaacataattataacAGATAAGTGCCTTCTTTAACATCTTCTATATTGCATATATTGATATCATAATAACTGCACAGAGCTTTCCAGCCAGAGAGCAGAGTTCGCATCCAGGGGAACTCAAAAGACTtccaggaaatgtgtgtttgtgtcctgggaGTTCTACTTAAGGGGACCATTGTTTTAATCCAAAACACAATcatttttctaatcttaactagttgttttggtgcctaaa
This genomic window contains:
- the LOC114546179 gene encoding neurocan core protein; the protein is MRLHSRFIIIIIIIIIISMSISMKAFSVSLTVCTFLTLSDAWSIDPTSPTFQQGGLCEQLKNSVIGEFVPQCDANGNFLPQQCWVSTGYCWCVNVITGEEIPNTKTPPGVTPVQCALCQDQRKNSPRVPGNFIPQCDANGNFLPQQCSRSTGYCWCVNVSTGAEIPNTRTRPGVKPLQCVNNSCPKDWSHVGKRCFSFIDSPKTWTEAKDYCLIEGANLASVHSKEENIFIQILTRGDTNEFPLTWIGGIDCIKSGFWMWSDGTMFNYENWSKDYNLRDKERAMNCLEMNYGYRKKWTAASCNDTLPFVCAKEI